A genome region from Hevea brasiliensis isolate MT/VB/25A 57/8 chromosome 7, ASM3005281v1, whole genome shotgun sequence includes the following:
- the LOC110663858 gene encoding monocopper oxidase-like protein SKU5 isoform X1, whose translation MPSVFSCVSFFFLLVGCLVTGSLADDPYVFFDWTVSYLTGYSLGVKQQVIGINGLFPGPILNVTTNWNVIVNVKNELDEPLLLTWNGVQNRKNSWQDGVLGTNCPIPAGWNWTYQFQVKDQIGSFFYFPSLNFQRAAGGYGGIIINNRDVIPLPFAVPDGDIIVFISDWYTKSHKELRKHVEKGDDVGVPDGILINGFGPYRYDEALVQEGITYQIINVEPGKTYRLRVHNVGISTSLNFRIQNHNLLLVETEGSYTVQQNYENMDIHVGQSYSFLVTMDQNASSDYYIVASPRYVNSSAWTKAAGVAILHYSNSQGPASGSLPDPPNEQDIYFSMNQARSIRWNVSAGAARPNPQGSFKYGDITVTDVYVILNRPAELIDGKWRTTLNGISYLPPPTPLMLAQKYNISGVYKLDFPNRPMNRPPKFDTSLINGTFKGFMEIIFQNNDTTVQSYHMDGYAFFVVGMDFGVWTENSRGTYNKWDGVARCTIQVFPGAWTAILVSLDNAGIWNLRAENLNSWYLGQEVYMSVVNPEIDTSEVSLPDNAIYCGLLSSLQKDQAQRFKFSSAPTLQSVSRAVLLALAATLYASFIR comes from the exons ATGCCCTCTGTTTTCTCATGCGTCTCCTTCTTCTTCCTCTTAGTTGGGTGTCTGGTTACTGGTTCTTTGGCAGATGACCCTTATGTCTTTTTTGATTGGACTGTCTCTTACCTTACTGGATATTCTCTGGGAGTTAAGCAGCag GTGATTGGTATTAATGGGCTATTTCCTGGACCTATTCTTAATGTCACTACAAATTGGAACGTGATTGTCAATGTCAAGAATGAACTTGATGAGCCACTGCTTCTTACATG GAATGGCGTACAGAATAGGAAAAACTCCTGGCAAGATGGTGTTTTGGGGACTAATTGTCCGATTCCTGCTGGTTGGAATTGGACGTATCAGTTTCAGGTCAAAGATCAGATAGGAAGTTTCTTTTACTTCCCTTCCCTCAACTTCCAGAGAGCAGCAGGTGGATATGGAGGAATTATCATAAACAATAGGGACGTCATTCCTTTACCATTTGCTGTGCCTGACGGAGATATTATTGTTTTTATCAGTGACTGGTATACAAAGAGTCATAAG GAACTAAGGAAACATGTTGAAAAGGGAGATGACGTAGGAGTTCCTGATGGTATCCTCATTAATGGGTTTGGTCCTTACAGATATGATGAGGCACTTGTCCAAGAAGGCATTACTTATCAGATAATAAATGTTGAACCTG GAAAGACATATCGTCTCCGGGTGCACAATGTTGGTATCTCAACCAGCTTGAATTTCAGAATACAAAATCATAACTTGCTTCTTGTAGAGACTGAAGGATCATACACTGTTCAGCAAAACTATGAAAACATGGACATTCATGTGGGTCAGTCATATTCATTCTTGGTTACAATGGATCAAAATGCTAGCAGTGATTACTATATTGTTGCCAGTCCCAGATATGTAAATTCATCTGCTTGGACTAAAGCTGCTGGAGTTGCTATCTTGCACTATTCCAATTCTCAGGGACCTGCTTCAGGGTCTCTTCCTGACCCTCCTAATGAACAAGATATATATTTCTCAATGAATCAAGCAAGATCCATAAG ATGGAATGTCTCAGCTGGTGCTGCTCGTCCAAATCCACAGGGGTCTTTCAAATATGGTGATATTACTGTGACAGATGTATATGTGATTCTCAATAGACCTGCTGAGCTTATTGATGGGAAGTGGCGTACTACCCTTAATGGCATTTCATACTTACCACCTCCCACACCCCTGATGCTTGCTCAGAAATACAACATTTCAGGTGTCTACAAGCTTGACTTCCCAAATAGACCAATGAACAGACCTCCAAAATTTGATACATCTCTAATTAATGGCACTTTCAAAGGTTTTATGGAAATAATCTTTCAGAATAATGATACCACTGTCCAGAGCTACCATATGGATGGATATGCATTTTTTGTTGTGGG TATGGACTTTGGAGTGTGGACAGAGAATAGCAGAGGGACATACAACAAATGGGATGGTGTTGCTCGCTGCACTATACAG GTCTTTCCTGGAGCTTGGACTGCCATCTTAGTTTCTCTTGACAATGCTGGCATTTGGAATCTCCGAGCAGAAAATCTCAACTCATGGTATCTGGGCCAGGAGGTTTATATGAGTGTTGTAAATCCAGAGATCGACACATCTGAGGTTTCTTTGCCTGATAATGCCATATATTGTGGCCTATTATCATCCTTACAGAA GGACCAGGCTCAGAGATTCAAGTTTTCAAGTGCACCAACACTTCAGAGTGTGAGTAGAGCAGTTCTTCTTGCATTAGCCGCAACATTGTACGCAAGTTTTATCAGGTAA
- the LOC110663858 gene encoding monocopper oxidase-like protein SKU5 isoform X3, which yields MTLMSFLIGLSLTLLDILWELSSRNGVQNRKNSWQDGVLGTNCPIPAGWNWTYQFQVKDQIGSFFYFPSLNFQRAAGGYGGIIINNRDVIPLPFAVPDGDIIVFISDWYTKSHKELRKHVEKGDDVGVPDGILINGFGPYRYDEALVQEGITYQIINVEPGKTYRLRVHNVGISTSLNFRIQNHNLLLVETEGSYTVQQNYENMDIHVGQSYSFLVTMDQNASSDYYIVASPRYVNSSAWTKAAGVAILHYSNSQGPASGSLPDPPNEQDIYFSMNQARSIRWNVSAGAARPNPQGSFKYGDITVTDVYVILNRPAELIDGKWRTTLNGISYLPPPTPLMLAQKYNISGVYKLDFPNRPMNRPPKFDTSLINGTFKGFMEIIFQNNDTTVQSYHMDGYAFFVVGMDFGVWTENSRGTYNKWDGVARCTIQVFPGAWTAILVSLDNAGIWNLRAENLNSWYLGQEVYMSVVNPEIDTSEVSLPDNAIYCGLLSSLQKDQAQRFKFSSAPTLQSVSRAVLLALAATLYASFIR from the exons ATGACCCTTATGTCTTTTTTGATTGGACTGTCTCTTACCTTACTGGATATTCTCTGGGAGTTAAGCAGCag GAATGGCGTACAGAATAGGAAAAACTCCTGGCAAGATGGTGTTTTGGGGACTAATTGTCCGATTCCTGCTGGTTGGAATTGGACGTATCAGTTTCAGGTCAAAGATCAGATAGGAAGTTTCTTTTACTTCCCTTCCCTCAACTTCCAGAGAGCAGCAGGTGGATATGGAGGAATTATCATAAACAATAGGGACGTCATTCCTTTACCATTTGCTGTGCCTGACGGAGATATTATTGTTTTTATCAGTGACTGGTATACAAAGAGTCATAAG GAACTAAGGAAACATGTTGAAAAGGGAGATGACGTAGGAGTTCCTGATGGTATCCTCATTAATGGGTTTGGTCCTTACAGATATGATGAGGCACTTGTCCAAGAAGGCATTACTTATCAGATAATAAATGTTGAACCTG GAAAGACATATCGTCTCCGGGTGCACAATGTTGGTATCTCAACCAGCTTGAATTTCAGAATACAAAATCATAACTTGCTTCTTGTAGAGACTGAAGGATCATACACTGTTCAGCAAAACTATGAAAACATGGACATTCATGTGGGTCAGTCATATTCATTCTTGGTTACAATGGATCAAAATGCTAGCAGTGATTACTATATTGTTGCCAGTCCCAGATATGTAAATTCATCTGCTTGGACTAAAGCTGCTGGAGTTGCTATCTTGCACTATTCCAATTCTCAGGGACCTGCTTCAGGGTCTCTTCCTGACCCTCCTAATGAACAAGATATATATTTCTCAATGAATCAAGCAAGATCCATAAG ATGGAATGTCTCAGCTGGTGCTGCTCGTCCAAATCCACAGGGGTCTTTCAAATATGGTGATATTACTGTGACAGATGTATATGTGATTCTCAATAGACCTGCTGAGCTTATTGATGGGAAGTGGCGTACTACCCTTAATGGCATTTCATACTTACCACCTCCCACACCCCTGATGCTTGCTCAGAAATACAACATTTCAGGTGTCTACAAGCTTGACTTCCCAAATAGACCAATGAACAGACCTCCAAAATTTGATACATCTCTAATTAATGGCACTTTCAAAGGTTTTATGGAAATAATCTTTCAGAATAATGATACCACTGTCCAGAGCTACCATATGGATGGATATGCATTTTTTGTTGTGGG TATGGACTTTGGAGTGTGGACAGAGAATAGCAGAGGGACATACAACAAATGGGATGGTGTTGCTCGCTGCACTATACAG GTCTTTCCTGGAGCTTGGACTGCCATCTTAGTTTCTCTTGACAATGCTGGCATTTGGAATCTCCGAGCAGAAAATCTCAACTCATGGTATCTGGGCCAGGAGGTTTATATGAGTGTTGTAAATCCAGAGATCGACACATCTGAGGTTTCTTTGCCTGATAATGCCATATATTGTGGCCTATTATCATCCTTACAGAA GGACCAGGCTCAGAGATTCAAGTTTTCAAGTGCACCAACACTTCAGAGTGTGAGTAGAGCAGTTCTTCTTGCATTAGCCGCAACATTGTACGCAAGTTTTATCAGGTAA
- the LOC110663858 gene encoding monocopper oxidase-like protein SKU5 isoform X2 yields the protein MPSVFSCVSFFFLLVGCLVTGSLADDPYVFFDWTVSYLTGYSLGVKQQVIGINGLFPGPILNVTTNWNVIVNVKNELDEPLLLTWNGVQNRKNSWQDGVLGTNCPIPAGWNWTYQFQVKDQIGSFFYFPSLNFQRAAGGYGGIIINNRDVIPLPFAVPDGDIIVFISDWYTKSHKELRKHVEKGDDVGVPDGILINGFGPYRYDEALVQEGITYQIINVEPGKTYRLRVHNVGISTSLNFRIQNHNLLLVETEGSYTVQQNYENMDIHVGQSYSFLVTMDQNASSDYYIVASPRYVNSSAWTKAAGVAILHYSNSQGPASGSLPDPPNEQDIYFSMNQARSIRWNVSAGAARPNPQGSFKYGDITVTDVYVILNRPAELIDGKWRTTLNGISYLPPPTPLMLAQKYNISGVYKLDFPNRPMNRPPKFDTSLINGTFKGFMEIIFQNNDTTVQSYHMDGYAFFVVGMDFGVWTENSRGTYNKWDGVARCTIQICGSERERIKKNFCALAFPITALAICYGYEDSYRKCIMIHTERNLAPSVL from the exons ATGCCCTCTGTTTTCTCATGCGTCTCCTTCTTCTTCCTCTTAGTTGGGTGTCTGGTTACTGGTTCTTTGGCAGATGACCCTTATGTCTTTTTTGATTGGACTGTCTCTTACCTTACTGGATATTCTCTGGGAGTTAAGCAGCag GTGATTGGTATTAATGGGCTATTTCCTGGACCTATTCTTAATGTCACTACAAATTGGAACGTGATTGTCAATGTCAAGAATGAACTTGATGAGCCACTGCTTCTTACATG GAATGGCGTACAGAATAGGAAAAACTCCTGGCAAGATGGTGTTTTGGGGACTAATTGTCCGATTCCTGCTGGTTGGAATTGGACGTATCAGTTTCAGGTCAAAGATCAGATAGGAAGTTTCTTTTACTTCCCTTCCCTCAACTTCCAGAGAGCAGCAGGTGGATATGGAGGAATTATCATAAACAATAGGGACGTCATTCCTTTACCATTTGCTGTGCCTGACGGAGATATTATTGTTTTTATCAGTGACTGGTATACAAAGAGTCATAAG GAACTAAGGAAACATGTTGAAAAGGGAGATGACGTAGGAGTTCCTGATGGTATCCTCATTAATGGGTTTGGTCCTTACAGATATGATGAGGCACTTGTCCAAGAAGGCATTACTTATCAGATAATAAATGTTGAACCTG GAAAGACATATCGTCTCCGGGTGCACAATGTTGGTATCTCAACCAGCTTGAATTTCAGAATACAAAATCATAACTTGCTTCTTGTAGAGACTGAAGGATCATACACTGTTCAGCAAAACTATGAAAACATGGACATTCATGTGGGTCAGTCATATTCATTCTTGGTTACAATGGATCAAAATGCTAGCAGTGATTACTATATTGTTGCCAGTCCCAGATATGTAAATTCATCTGCTTGGACTAAAGCTGCTGGAGTTGCTATCTTGCACTATTCCAATTCTCAGGGACCTGCTTCAGGGTCTCTTCCTGACCCTCCTAATGAACAAGATATATATTTCTCAATGAATCAAGCAAGATCCATAAG ATGGAATGTCTCAGCTGGTGCTGCTCGTCCAAATCCACAGGGGTCTTTCAAATATGGTGATATTACTGTGACAGATGTATATGTGATTCTCAATAGACCTGCTGAGCTTATTGATGGGAAGTGGCGTACTACCCTTAATGGCATTTCATACTTACCACCTCCCACACCCCTGATGCTTGCTCAGAAATACAACATTTCAGGTGTCTACAAGCTTGACTTCCCAAATAGACCAATGAACAGACCTCCAAAATTTGATACATCTCTAATTAATGGCACTTTCAAAGGTTTTATGGAAATAATCTTTCAGAATAATGATACCACTGTCCAGAGCTACCATATGGATGGATATGCATTTTTTGTTGTGGG TATGGACTTTGGAGTGTGGACAGAGAATAGCAGAGGGACATACAACAAATGGGATGGTGTTGCTCGCTGCACTATACAG ATTTGTGGAAGTGAGAGGGAAaggattaaaaaaaatttctgtGCACTGGCTTTTCCTATTACTGCCCTTGCTATTTGCTATGGGTATGAAGACAGTTACAGGAAATGCATTATGATTCACACAGAAAGGAATTTAGCCCCATCAGTTTTATAA
- the LOC110663858 gene encoding monocopper oxidase-like protein SKU5 isoform X4, whose amino-acid sequence MPSVFSCVSFFFLLVGCLVTGSLADDPYVFFDWTVSYLTGYSLGVKQQVIGINGLFPGPILNVTTNWNVIVNVKNELDEPLLLTWNGVQNRKNSWQDGVLGTNCPIPAGWNWTYQFQVKDQIGSFFYFPSLNFQRAAGGYGGIIINNRDVIPLPFAVPDGDIIVFISDWYTKSHKELRKHVEKGDDVGVPDGILINGFGPYRYDEALVQEGITYQIINVEPGKTYRLRVHNVGISTSLNFRIQNHNLLLVETEGSYTVQQNYENMDIHVGQSYSFLVTMDQNASSDYYIVASPRYVNSSAWTKAAGVAILHYSNSQGPASGSLPDPPNEQDIYFSMNQARSIRWNVSAGAARPNPQGSFKYGDITVTDVYVILNRPAELIDGKWRTTLNGISYLPPPTPLMLAQKYNISGVYKLDFPNRPMNRPPKFDTSLINGTFKGFMEIIFQNNDTTVQSYHMDGYAFFVVGMDFGVWTENSRGTYNKWDGVARCTIQAQEDDDI is encoded by the exons ATGCCCTCTGTTTTCTCATGCGTCTCCTTCTTCTTCCTCTTAGTTGGGTGTCTGGTTACTGGTTCTTTGGCAGATGACCCTTATGTCTTTTTTGATTGGACTGTCTCTTACCTTACTGGATATTCTCTGGGAGTTAAGCAGCag GTGATTGGTATTAATGGGCTATTTCCTGGACCTATTCTTAATGTCACTACAAATTGGAACGTGATTGTCAATGTCAAGAATGAACTTGATGAGCCACTGCTTCTTACATG GAATGGCGTACAGAATAGGAAAAACTCCTGGCAAGATGGTGTTTTGGGGACTAATTGTCCGATTCCTGCTGGTTGGAATTGGACGTATCAGTTTCAGGTCAAAGATCAGATAGGAAGTTTCTTTTACTTCCCTTCCCTCAACTTCCAGAGAGCAGCAGGTGGATATGGAGGAATTATCATAAACAATAGGGACGTCATTCCTTTACCATTTGCTGTGCCTGACGGAGATATTATTGTTTTTATCAGTGACTGGTATACAAAGAGTCATAAG GAACTAAGGAAACATGTTGAAAAGGGAGATGACGTAGGAGTTCCTGATGGTATCCTCATTAATGGGTTTGGTCCTTACAGATATGATGAGGCACTTGTCCAAGAAGGCATTACTTATCAGATAATAAATGTTGAACCTG GAAAGACATATCGTCTCCGGGTGCACAATGTTGGTATCTCAACCAGCTTGAATTTCAGAATACAAAATCATAACTTGCTTCTTGTAGAGACTGAAGGATCATACACTGTTCAGCAAAACTATGAAAACATGGACATTCATGTGGGTCAGTCATATTCATTCTTGGTTACAATGGATCAAAATGCTAGCAGTGATTACTATATTGTTGCCAGTCCCAGATATGTAAATTCATCTGCTTGGACTAAAGCTGCTGGAGTTGCTATCTTGCACTATTCCAATTCTCAGGGACCTGCTTCAGGGTCTCTTCCTGACCCTCCTAATGAACAAGATATATATTTCTCAATGAATCAAGCAAGATCCATAAG ATGGAATGTCTCAGCTGGTGCTGCTCGTCCAAATCCACAGGGGTCTTTCAAATATGGTGATATTACTGTGACAGATGTATATGTGATTCTCAATAGACCTGCTGAGCTTATTGATGGGAAGTGGCGTACTACCCTTAATGGCATTTCATACTTACCACCTCCCACACCCCTGATGCTTGCTCAGAAATACAACATTTCAGGTGTCTACAAGCTTGACTTCCCAAATAGACCAATGAACAGACCTCCAAAATTTGATACATCTCTAATTAATGGCACTTTCAAAGGTTTTATGGAAATAATCTTTCAGAATAATGATACCACTGTCCAGAGCTACCATATGGATGGATATGCATTTTTTGTTGTGGG TATGGACTTTGGAGTGTGGACAGAGAATAGCAGAGGGACATACAACAAATGGGATGGTGTTGCTCGCTGCACTATACAG GCACAAGAGGATGATGACATCTGA